In Glycine max cultivar Williams 82 chromosome 4, Glycine_max_v4.0, whole genome shotgun sequence, the genomic stretch TAGAGGAAGTTCCAGCAAATCTCCCTGAGCCAACTCTTGAAATCAATTTTGCAAGGGATGACGTTAGCCGCAAGGATTGGATTTCTTTGGTTGCTATGCATAGTGATTCGTGGTTGCTTTCTCTTGCCTTTTACTTTGGATTTCATCTTAATCACAATGAAAGGTATGATCTTACTTTGATGGAGATACATATATATTGTAATAATTCATTGTGGTTCTCTATTCATTAAGGACACCCTTATGCACCTGTTTAATGTAGAAGCTATGTGTTATAAATTTAGTGCTCAATGGCCATCTAAATCATTATGACATGAGAAGGTGTAAAAAAGAAATTCCATTTGTTTCTGACCTTGGATATTGTTTCCAGCTTTATATCAACAATGTTTGTGTCTTCAAACTAtgactttggttattaattatgtatgtcttaaattttgatttgttttgatttttaagcACTCATAAAGTGTGTTGTACAAAGTAGTTATATATCTTTTTGTTATCTTTGGTATAGCGAGTACTTGAAAATTTGCTATCTCGGATTGAATATCATGGTTTTCCTTCTACTAGAATTTTTTGAATCTCCAATCAGAAGGGATGCCAATATATACAACTTCTATGGGATTTCTTTATCAATGTAGCATTAACTTAACATCTCCAACAATTAGGCATATGGTTTATTCTATTATGGTTTTATTGATTCTTTATGGCAGGAAACGTTTATTTGGTTTGATCAACACTCTTTCCACCATTTTTCAATTTGTGACTAACAATAAACCAATTAAGGACATGCCCACCATAGTTAGCGGAAGCAAATTTTGGGGAAGCACCGAGGTTATTTTATGGCGGGCAAGATCACAAGAGACTGTAATATTGTTACACATCACTTATAAGAGTTCATGTAATGGCATAACATCAATGTTTACCTTGCCAATTTCTCGTAATGGCATAACATCAATGTTTATCTTGTCAATTTCTCTAGGATTAAGTTTGTTTTTCACAAAGATGAACCGTTAGTATATGTTACAATTTATTGTTTAGAATAGAATATGAGAAATTTCAATTCCATGAttagttaatattttctttaatttacatATTGTAAGTCATTTCTTtcctttatgatttttttaaagttaataattacaaaatatcatttattttgcATTATTAATATCTCTTATTGaaattatgtgtatatatataatataaaattacataaaaataaaaatactttgatCATCCCTAATTATAAGACATTGTTAACTAATTTACAAATATTAAGGAAGGCGATTATCttagttattaacaaaaacatgtATGTGATTGTAATAGATTTTCTAAATTACCTTAAACAATTAATGCATAGAAAGAGAATAATAGTAGTGaaatgtcaaattttaaaattaaaatcttcaaTTCTCCAATGCttatcagagagaaaaagagacaattcaaaacatttattatatatggactaaaataattaaggatatttctgtcaaaaaaatttatgcaaCATACAATTAGAAAATTATCTTATAAAAGGGGAACAAGGAAATGTTAATTTGGATGGTCCATTGTCAACGGGATGATTCATCCTTAACCATAATTTTGATGCTCACAAAaggtataaattattgatgaacTAATGTGTTATTCTTTAGTGAACAAGACCTATTATATATGAGCacacttaatattattttataatccaCAACTCTTATAAGTACATCCAATGCGCTATTCTAAACTAGCGTCCACTCATTGCGAAAATCAGTGTCTATATAATGTGTTGCTTTTGTTTGTGTCTAATGGACTTGATCACTTACACAATCTATTTTATATCAAGTACAAGTGATGTCCAAAATTGTACTAGAatcaaaaattcatttttgtctctcttattttgaattgctaacatttgaatttaaggaaTGTCATAATAGAAGGGAATATAAGATATTCACAAGAATATTCCTTATAGGTCATTATT encodes the following:
- the LOC100801343 gene encoding PHD finger protein ALFIN-LIKE 2 encodes the protein MASNPHTVEEIFKDYSARRIVAIRALTHDVDKLYELYDSGKDNLCLYGHSNKVWEVTLPLEEVPANLPEPTLEINFARDDVSRKDWISLVAMHSDSWLLSLAFYFGFHLNHNERKRLFGLINTLSTIFQFVTNNKPIKDMPTIVSGSKFWGSTED